Proteins encoded together in one Oxalobacteraceae sp. CFBP 8761 window:
- a CDS encoding glycosyltransferase family 9 protein: MFRSPCNWATTGAWRHPIRSRRRWSCRWVRRTSQLSTSARSTDGRSAFGRILICRTDNIGDVVLTLPLAGYLKQRFPQAQIDLLCRAYVAPAMRHSRHLDRVITLEASDDLARLFAEGDYDTVIFAFPDRRLARAAQAARVPNRVGTSHRVYHWFTCNRLARFSRAKSDLHEAQLNFLLLRPLGIDHVPTLAEIPQLYGLDAPRRAAVDALLAPGRRHIILHPKSNGSAREWPLAHFTALARDLGSDPAMRLFVTGSAAEGVLLAAQAPALLALPNVDNLCGRLDLDELLALIGACDGLVACSTGPMHLSAALGRPTLGLFPPIKPMDPGRWAPLGALAEVAVARQPCAGCADSATCSCMRSITPQDVAARVRAWGGAQRGVA; the protein is encoded by the coding sequence ATATTCCGTTCACCGTGCAACTGGGCGACGACTGGCGCGTGGCGCCATCCGATACGCTCAAGGCGGCGCTGGAGTTGTCGCTGGGTGCGAAGGACGTCGCAGTTGAGTACTAGCGCACGTTCGACCGACGGCAGATCGGCCTTTGGCCGCATCCTGATCTGCCGTACCGACAATATCGGCGACGTCGTCCTGACGCTGCCGCTGGCCGGCTACCTCAAGCAGCGCTTTCCGCAGGCGCAGATTGACCTGCTGTGCCGTGCCTACGTGGCCCCGGCCATGCGCCACAGCCGCCATCTCGACCGCGTGATCACGCTCGAAGCGTCGGACGATCTGGCCCGCCTGTTTGCCGAGGGCGACTACGACACCGTGATCTTTGCGTTTCCCGACCGGCGCCTGGCGCGCGCGGCGCAGGCAGCGCGCGTGCCTAACCGGGTGGGCACCAGCCACCGCGTGTATCACTGGTTCACCTGCAACCGCCTGGCGCGTTTCAGCCGCGCCAAGTCCGACCTGCACGAGGCCCAGCTGAACTTTCTGCTGCTGCGCCCGCTGGGCATCGATCATGTGCCGACCTTGGCCGAGATCCCGCAGTTGTACGGGCTGGATGCACCACGGCGCGCCGCCGTCGACGCCTTGCTGGCGCCGGGGCGGCGGCACATCATCCTGCATCCCAAGTCGAATGGCAGCGCCCGTGAATGGCCGCTGGCCCATTTCACGGCGCTGGCGCGTGACCTCGGAAGCGACCCGGCCATGCGCCTGTTCGTCACCGGCAGCGCGGCCGAGGGCGTGCTGCTGGCCGCGCAGGCGCCGGCCTTGCTGGCGCTGCCGAACGTGGACAATCTGTGCGGCCGGCTCGACCTCGATGAACTGCTGGCGCTGATCGGCGCCTGTGATGGCCTGGTGGCGTGCAGCACCGGCCCGATGCACCTGTCGGCGGCGCTGGGGCGGCCGACACTGGGGCTGTTCCCGCCGATCAAGCCGATGGATCCGGGCCGCTGGGCGCCGCTGGGCGCGCTGGCCGAGGTAGCGGTCGCCCGCCAGCCGTGCGCCGGCTGTGCGGACTCGGCGACCTGCTCCTGCATGCGGTCGATCACGCCGCAGGACGTTGCCGCGCGGGTGCGGGCCTGGGGTGGGGCACAGCGCGGCGTGGCCTGA
- a CDS encoding sugar nucleotide-binding protein: MTLRTDSQPDLALWGGLECTVNRVRDDYFSQMDRNGHAGRLQDIERFASLGIQAIRYPVLWERTAPDGIDKADWSWADERLPALRDLGVNPIVGLIHHGSGPRHTSLVDSAFPAQLAEYAGAVAVRYPWVEHYTPVNEICTTARFSGLAGVWYPHGGDEATFIRALLIQCRATVLSMRAIRAVNPAAKLVQTDDLSKTYGTPEMQDIANYFNERRWLAWDLLCGMVDTNHKLWDYLLDSGATADELRWFRDNPCPPDVIGVNYYVTSERWLDHRPERYPESHRHMYRGVAHADIEAPRALATPTPGIAPLLMETWERYGIPIAITEAHIDANREDQLRWLVEIWNAALKARQQGADIRAVTVWALLGSFDWNSLVTACHGYYEPGPFDVRSPTPRPTALATLMRELASKRALSNPVLQGEGWWRRPGRFWCKPVATRTAVADIAVRSQFKSAPVQPILITGASGTLGAAFKRICEARNLACHALTRQEMDITDPASVDAAIVRFKPWAIINAGGFVRVDEAETDSERCMRENTLGPTVLALACMRHALRFMTFSSDLVFDGAKGAPYVESDATNPLGVYGRSKLDAETRVLDADPQALVIRTSAFFGPWDRHNFVTQALGALANGEPFEAAGDMIVSPTYVPDLVKVALDLMIDRERGIWHLTNGDAVSWAELARRACAAAGMSADGLQEIAADAIDYPAQRPAFSALGSERALLLPSLDNALQRYAHAVQEAAGGAGIRQAGEAAHYAR; this comes from the coding sequence ATGACTCTTCGCACCGATTCCCAGCCCGACCTCGCCCTGTGGGGCGGGCTCGAATGCACGGTTAACCGCGTACGCGACGACTATTTCAGCCAGATGGACCGCAACGGCCATGCTGGCCGCCTGCAAGATATTGAACGCTTCGCATCGCTCGGCATCCAGGCGATCCGTTATCCGGTGCTGTGGGAGCGCACTGCGCCCGACGGCATCGACAAGGCCGACTGGTCGTGGGCCGACGAACGGCTGCCGGCCCTGCGCGACCTCGGGGTCAACCCGATCGTCGGCCTGATCCACCACGGCAGCGGCCCCCGTCACACGAGCCTTGTCGATTCCGCCTTCCCCGCTCAGCTGGCCGAGTACGCCGGCGCCGTGGCCGTCCGTTATCCGTGGGTCGAGCACTACACGCCCGTCAACGAGATCTGCACGACGGCGCGCTTCTCGGGTCTGGCCGGCGTCTGGTACCCGCATGGCGGCGATGAAGCCACGTTCATCCGCGCGCTGCTGATCCAGTGCCGCGCGACGGTGCTGTCGATGCGCGCGATCCGCGCCGTCAATCCGGCCGCCAAGCTGGTGCAGACCGACGATCTGTCCAAGACCTACGGCACGCCCGAGATGCAGGACATCGCAAACTACTTCAACGAGCGTCGCTGGCTCGCCTGGGACCTGCTGTGCGGGATGGTCGACACGAACCACAAGCTGTGGGACTACCTGCTCGACTCGGGCGCCACGGCCGACGAGCTGCGCTGGTTCCGCGACAACCCGTGCCCGCCCGATGTGATCGGCGTGAACTACTACGTCACCAGCGAGCGCTGGCTCGACCATCGCCCTGAACGCTATCCCGAGAGCCACCGCCATATGTACCGGGGCGTGGCGCATGCCGATATCGAGGCGCCGCGCGCGCTGGCCACGCCCACGCCCGGCATTGCCCCGCTGCTGATGGAGACCTGGGAACGTTACGGCATCCCGATCGCGATTACCGAAGCGCACATCGATGCCAACCGCGAAGACCAGCTGCGCTGGCTCGTCGAAATCTGGAACGCCGCACTCAAGGCGCGCCAGCAGGGCGCCGACATCCGCGCGGTCACGGTCTGGGCGCTGCTGGGCTCGTTCGACTGGAACAGCCTGGTGACCGCCTGCCACGGCTACTACGAGCCAGGCCCGTTCGATGTGCGCTCGCCCACGCCCCGCCCGACCGCGCTGGCAACCCTGATGCGCGAACTGGCCAGCAAGCGCGCGCTGTCCAACCCCGTCCTGCAGGGCGAAGGCTGGTGGCGCCGGCCGGGTCGCTTCTGGTGCAAACCCGTGGCCACCCGCACGGCGGTGGCTGACATCGCCGTGCGCAGCCAGTTCAAGTCGGCGCCCGTGCAGCCCATCCTGATCACGGGCGCGAGCGGCACGCTGGGCGCAGCCTTCAAGCGCATCTGCGAAGCGCGCAACCTGGCTTGCCACGCACTCACGCGGCAAGAAATGGACATCACCGACCCGGCCTCGGTCGACGCGGCAATCGTGCGTTTCAAGCCGTGGGCGATCATCAATGCAGGCGGCTTCGTGCGCGTCGACGAGGCCGAGACCGACAGCGAACGCTGCATGCGCGAAAACACGCTGGGCCCGACCGTACTGGCGCTGGCCTGCATGCGCCACGCGCTGCGCTTCATGACGTTCTCGAGCGACCTGGTGTTCGATGGTGCCAAGGGCGCGCCGTATGTCGAATCCGATGCGACCAATCCGCTCGGCGTCTACGGGCGCAGCAAACTCGACGCCGAAACGCGCGTGCTGGACGCCGATCCGCAGGCGCTCGTGATCCGCACCAGTGCATTCTTCGGGCCATGGGACCGGCACAACTTCGTGACCCAGGCGCTGGGCGCGCTGGCCAATGGCGAGCCATTCGAGGCGGCGGGCGACATGATCGTCTCGCCGACCTATGTGCCGGACCTGGTGAAGGTAGCGCTCGACCTCATGATCGACCGTGAGCGCGGCATCTGGCACCTGACCAATGGCGATGCCGTGAGCTGGGCCGAGCTGGCGCGGCGCGCCTGCGCGGCAGCGGGGATGTCAGCGGATGGCTTGCAGGAGATTGCGGCTGATGCTATCGATTACCCGGCGCAGCGGCCGGCGTTCAGTGCACTGGGCAGCGAACGTGCGCTGTTGCTGCCATCGCTGGACAATGCATTGCAGCGCTATGCGCACGCGGTGCAGGAAGCTGCCGGCGGCGCCGGCATTCGGCAGGCGGGCGAAGCGGCGCATTACGCGCGCTGA
- a CDS encoding alkaline phosphatase D family protein, with translation MTSSHSRRTFLAQGGALVGSSALGGTLLLGGCGGSSHAAIGVSESERPKMPSGIQFGDITDQRAIIWSRSDRTAQMIVEYDTSERFSNASRIVGPTASDATDFTSRIDLSGLPAGQTVFVRVRYVDPNNAKIESETISGQFRTTPAADSTRAVRFHWSGDQCGQGWGINTDFGGMKIYEVMRLRDPDFFIHNGDTIYADGPILAQVTAENGQVWRNVVTEEVSKVAETLKEYRGRHAYNMLDTNFRKFAAQVPQIWQWDDHEVTNNYSAAKDLSGDARYTEKSIATLTARGRRAFLEYAPMRYYKQSEPQRIYRIISHGPLLDVFVVDMRTYRGPNSTNLQTAEDASSAFMGREQLEWLIAGLKASTATWKVISADMPIGLNVGDGKNARGEDVWEAIANGNDGVPLGRELEMARLLSSIKAIPNVVWITTDVHYCAAHYYDPAQARFTNFSPFWEFVAGPMNAGAFGPGVLDKTFGPTAVFSKSPVIQNSSPFSGYQFFGEVNIDPRTKAMKVELFNLDGVSQFAQTLPAVGV, from the coding sequence ATGACTTCATCGCATTCGCGTCGCACTTTCCTGGCCCAGGGCGGGGCATTGGTGGGCAGTTCGGCATTGGGCGGCACCTTGCTGCTCGGGGGCTGCGGCGGCAGCAGCCATGCGGCCATCGGTGTCAGTGAAAGCGAACGCCCGAAGATGCCATCGGGGATCCAGTTCGGCGACATTACCGATCAACGGGCGATCATCTGGAGCCGCAGCGACCGCACCGCGCAGATGATCGTCGAATACGATACCAGCGAGCGTTTCAGCAACGCCAGCCGCATCGTCGGCCCCACGGCCAGCGACGCGACCGATTTCACGAGCCGTATCGACCTGAGCGGCCTGCCCGCCGGCCAGACGGTCTTCGTGCGCGTGCGCTACGTCGATCCCAATAATGCAAAGATCGAAAGCGAAACCATCTCGGGCCAATTCAGGACCACGCCGGCTGCGGATAGCACCCGGGCCGTGAGGTTTCACTGGAGCGGCGACCAGTGCGGCCAGGGCTGGGGCATCAACACCGATTTTGGCGGCATGAAAATCTATGAAGTGATGCGCTTGCGCGACCCGGACTTTTTCATCCACAACGGCGACACGATTTATGCCGATGGGCCGATCCTGGCCCAGGTGACGGCAGAAAACGGCCAGGTCTGGCGCAATGTGGTCACGGAGGAAGTGAGCAAGGTCGCCGAAACACTGAAGGAATACCGCGGCCGCCACGCCTACAATATGCTGGATACGAACTTTCGCAAGTTTGCGGCCCAGGTGCCGCAGATCTGGCAATGGGACGATCACGAAGTCACGAACAACTACAGCGCCGCCAAGGATTTGTCGGGCGACGCACGTTATACCGAAAAAAGCATCGCCACCCTCACGGCCCGTGGTCGCCGCGCTTTCCTCGAATATGCGCCGATGCGCTACTACAAGCAAAGCGAACCGCAGCGCATTTATCGCATCATCTCGCATGGCCCGCTGCTGGACGTTTTCGTCGTGGACATGCGCACCTATCGTGGCCCGAACAGCACGAATCTGCAAACGGCGGAGGACGCGAGTTCGGCATTCATGGGCCGTGAACAGCTGGAATGGCTGATCGCCGGGCTGAAAGCCTCGACCGCCACCTGGAAAGTCATTTCCGCCGACATGCCCATTGGCCTGAACGTTGGCGACGGCAAAAATGCCCGGGGTGAAGACGTGTGGGAAGCGATCGCCAACGGCAACGATGGCGTGCCGCTCGGCCGCGAACTCGAAATGGCGCGCCTGCTCAGCAGTATCAAGGCGATCCCGAATGTGGTCTGGATCACCACCGACGTGCACTACTGCGCGGCCCACTATTACGATCCAGCCCAGGCCCGGTTCACGAATTTTTCGCCATTCTGGGAATTCGTTGCCGGCCCGATGAATGCCGGCGCCTTCGGTCCGGGCGTGCTCGACAAGACCTTCGGCCCCACGGCGGTTTTCTCGAAAAGTCCGGTGATCCAGAATTCTTCGCCGTTTTCTGGCTACCAGTTCTTTGGTGAGGTCAATATCGACCCGCGCACCAAGGCGATGAAGGTCGAGCTGTTCAATCTCGACGGCGTCTCGCAGTTTGCGCAGACACTGCCGGCGGTGGGCGTCTAA
- a CDS encoding glycosyltransferase family 2 protein: MQQTQTLSVVITTYNRPDALAAVLAACFLQDDKNFEIIIADDGSTANTRDCVTRLAAGAPVPVKHVWQPDDGFRAAMARNRGTLAATGDYIIFLDGDCVPQRDFIARHRALAQQGFLVSGSRILLSQALTERALQGGIDVAGLSVAERLRLRLAGDMNKVLQTIVRWPDVGRVRRKFSWRRIKSCNLGVWKADLIAVNGFDESFTGWGHEDSDLVVRLFHAGVLRKDGAMATEVLHLWHAEAERDQASSNRRTVLERAVNGTTQASVGLREHAAPN; the protein is encoded by the coding sequence ATGCAGCAAACACAGACATTGTCGGTCGTGATCACCACGTACAACCGGCCCGACGCACTGGCGGCGGTGTTGGCCGCCTGTTTCTTGCAGGACGACAAGAATTTTGAAATCATTATCGCTGATGATGGCTCGACTGCCAACACGCGGGACTGCGTCACGCGGCTGGCGGCAGGCGCCCCGGTGCCCGTCAAGCATGTGTGGCAACCGGACGACGGCTTTCGCGCCGCCATGGCCCGCAACCGCGGCACGCTGGCGGCAACAGGCGACTATATCATCTTCCTCGACGGCGACTGCGTGCCGCAGCGCGACTTCATCGCCCGCCACCGCGCGCTGGCCCAGCAGGGCTTCCTCGTGTCGGGCAGCCGCATCCTGCTCAGCCAGGCGCTGACCGAACGCGCGCTGCAGGGCGGCATCGACGTGGCCGGCCTGAGCGTTGCCGAGCGCCTGCGCCTGCGGCTGGCTGGCGACATGAACAAGGTGCTGCAGACGATCGTGCGCTGGCCCGACGTTGGCCGCGTGCGCCGCAAGTTCAGCTGGCGCCGCATCAAGAGCTGCAATCTCGGGGTATGGAAGGCCGACCTAATAGCAGTCAATGGCTTCGACGAAAGCTTTACCGGCTGGGGCCACGAAGATTCGGATCTCGTGGTGCGCCTGTTCCATGCCGGCGTATTGCGCAAGGATGGCGCCATGGCAACTGAAGTGCTGCATTTGTGGCACGCTGAAGCCGAGCGCGACCAGGCATCGAGCAACCGGCGCACCGTGCTCGAGCGCGCCGTCAACGGCACCACGCAGGCCAGTGTCGGGCTGCGTGAACACGCTGCCCCCAACTGA
- a CDS encoding zinc ribbon domain-containing protein, with translation MFCSHCGAPMAPDAAACAVCGKAAAVLAAPAVSLEKPSPRGASGDIPDGVKGWSWGAFFLNWIWAIGNRSWIGLLALVPYVGWLMVFWLGFKGREMAWKNKQWDSLEHFNRVQRKWSQWGVGITVFVFVVGILAAIAVPAYQDYATRERDVQRAANQAEDTAPLTGGSSIDSNADNLPTSLRTVAGLLERKTGADGAGTLLLDGQALFTGEDARWQFPLRSFKLSGGKEAILVASSGGRGNSCETLFYFLLADASGVTPTPLFGTCAAQGSIAQRGDIITIKLPDVNGASTTVFEDGVVRTDGQVVSLTGMNDPSR, from the coding sequence ATGTTCTGTTCTCATTGCGGCGCTCCGATGGCGCCGGATGCTGCTGCGTGCGCCGTGTGCGGCAAGGCGGCAGCGGTCCTCGCAGCGCCGGCAGTCAGCCTCGAAAAACCATCGCCTCGCGGGGCCAGCGGTGATATTCCCGATGGCGTCAAAGGCTGGAGCTGGGGCGCATTTTTCCTGAACTGGATCTGGGCCATCGGCAACCGCTCCTGGATTGGCCTGCTGGCGCTGGTGCCCTACGTGGGCTGGCTCATGGTGTTCTGGCTGGGATTCAAGGGCCGCGAAATGGCCTGGAAAAACAAGCAGTGGGACAGCCTCGAGCACTTCAACCGCGTCCAGCGCAAGTGGTCGCAGTGGGGTGTCGGCATCACGGTGTTCGTATTTGTCGTCGGCATCCTTGCGGCCATCGCCGTCCCTGCGTATCAGGACTACGCGACACGCGAGCGCGACGTGCAGCGCGCTGCCAACCAGGCCGAAGACACTGCGCCGCTCACTGGCGGAAGTAGCATCGACAGCAATGCCGACAACCTGCCAACGTCGCTGCGCACCGTGGCCGGCCTGCTGGAACGCAAGACTGGCGCCGATGGCGCCGGCACGCTGCTGCTCGATGGCCAGGCGCTGTTCACGGGCGAGGATGCGCGCTGGCAATTCCCGCTGCGCAGCTTCAAGCTTTCCGGCGGCAAGGAGGCCATCCTGGTTGCCAGCAGCGGTGGACGCGGCAACAGCTGCGAGACGCTGTTCTACTTTTTGCTTGCCGACGCATCCGGTGTCACGCCCACGCCGCTGTTCGGCACCTGCGCCGCGCAAGGCAGCATCGCGCAGCGTGGCGACATCATCACCATCAAGCTGCCGGACGTAAACGGCGCGTCGACGACGGTGTTCGAAGACGGCGTCGTGCGCACCGACGGCCAGGTCGTGAGCCTGACCGGCATGAACGATCCATCGCGCTAA
- a CDS encoding O-antigen ligase family protein, whose protein sequence is MNNTSIMAREPLQLLVGFQMFLFPLISLTTPSGIGFSSLLFLLTALFVPRKAWAAMTPYWKEIRWVLAAFVFQFALAVAAVVLRPEAHLDSLDKPSRLLLAMSAMALVVLARPRAAMLWWGVVAGAIAALPFVAWQRIAMGVERPGGFLNAITFGDLALCLGLVALAAAIDYRHHAGKAALAGLGALAGLAACLLTGTRGSWVALALAAVLFLSYAQLLHSRKLRLLLAGSFALVAAAFLVPATGMQERALQGVDDVQTWVDGGNVHTNVGTRLELWKGAAILIEQRPLFGLDRNTLRTEIRNMVEQGTLDPAILSLEHLHNDGLQALATGGIFGLLAWAGILVAPFVFFARQLGRGAQAQAHARGAGLPQFAPALAGMLVVLSYFSFGLTEVIFWSLKGSMFYALMVFLLMGLCLVAKTRQAKAAMVEKKVEQRGN, encoded by the coding sequence ATGAACAATACGTCGATCATGGCCCGGGAGCCGCTGCAGTTGTTGGTTGGCTTCCAGATGTTCCTGTTTCCCCTGATTAGTCTGACCACGCCGTCCGGCATCGGTTTTTCCAGCCTCCTGTTTCTGCTCACCGCATTGTTCGTGCCGCGCAAGGCTTGGGCGGCGATGACGCCGTACTGGAAAGAGATCCGCTGGGTGCTCGCGGCCTTCGTGTTCCAGTTTGCGCTGGCCGTGGCCGCCGTGGTGCTGCGGCCCGAGGCGCACCTGGATTCGCTCGACAAACCATCACGCCTGTTGCTGGCCATGAGCGCGATGGCGCTGGTCGTGCTGGCCAGGCCGCGCGCCGCGATGCTGTGGTGGGGCGTGGTAGCGGGCGCGATCGCGGCGCTGCCGTTCGTGGCCTGGCAGCGCATCGCCATGGGCGTCGAGCGCCCGGGCGGCTTTCTCAACGCGATTACCTTCGGCGACCTGGCGCTGTGCCTGGGCCTGGTGGCGCTGGCGGCGGCGATCGATTATCGGCATCACGCCGGCAAGGCGGCGCTGGCGGGCCTGGGCGCGCTGGCCGGCCTGGCCGCCTGCCTGCTCACCGGTACCCGCGGCAGCTGGGTTGCGCTGGCGCTGGCCGCCGTGCTGTTTCTCAGTTACGCGCAGTTGCTGCACAGCCGCAAGCTGCGCCTGCTGCTGGCTGGCAGCTTCGCGCTGGTTGCCGCTGCATTCCTGGTGCCGGCCACCGGCATGCAGGAGCGCGCGCTGCAGGGCGTGGACGATGTCCAGACCTGGGTCGATGGCGGCAATGTACATACCAATGTCGGCACCCGGCTCGAGTTGTGGAAGGGCGCGGCGATCCTGATCGAACAGCGGCCGCTGTTCGGCCTGGACCGCAACACGCTGCGCACCGAAATCCGCAACATGGTCGAGCAGGGCACGCTCGATCCGGCGATCCTGTCCCTGGAACACCTCCATAATGACGGGTTGCAGGCGCTCGCTACGGGCGGCATCTTCGGGCTGCTGGCCTGGGCCGGCATCCTGGTCGCGCCGTTCGTGTTCTTCGCGCGCCAGCTCGGCCGCGGCGCGCAGGCCCAGGCGCATGCGCGCGGCGCCGGCCTGCCGCAGTTCGCGCCGGCGCTGGCGGGCATGCTGGTGGTGCTGAGCTATTTCAGCTTCGGCCTGACCGAGGTGATTTTCTGGTCGCTCAAGGGCAGCATGTTCTATGCGCTGATGGTGTTCCTGCTGATGGGACTGTGCCTGGTCGCGAAGACGCGCCAGGCGAAAGCTGCAATGGTTGAAAAGAAGGTTGAACAACGTGGAAACTAA
- the msbA gene encoding lipid A export permease/ATP-binding protein MsbA, with protein METKVIVRRLLALVKPYKSRAALALLSMAITAATQPLLAKAMQLLFDRGFEERVSFSLWLIPAVLVSIFVLRGIGTFGTAYFNNWVLSRVLNDMRAMAFERVLRLPVARYQDESTGKIINTVVNDVRQVVDMIQSVFVACVRDVLVVIGLLGSLLYLNWQLTLIAIVVIPLTAVIVRTTTKRLRNLNRESQRVTAEMTGVVEEAARGHQVIRVFAGEAYERRRFHQRSVALRGFSQRMTVAFAATTPVTQIATSLALSLVVVLAMQADMTVGEFTQFVTMMLMLLTPLKSLAEVNGPMQRGMSAAETVFGIIDAEPEVDTGSRELGRANGHLVFERVAFQYPNAAGPALDDVSLEVLPGQTVALVGVSGGGKSTFVNLVTRFYDPQGGRVLLDGVPYTDIKLASLRSQLAMVSQNVVLFDDTLAANIAYGAEHIDHERLAGAIRAAHLTDVVARLPDGIDTRIGENGSRLSGGQRQRVAIARAIYKDAPLLILDEATSALDNESERAVQSALDTLMAGRTTIVIAHRLSTIERADRIVVMEAGRIVEQGTHDELLAMKGMYANLYYLQFTAEKKQAI; from the coding sequence GTGGAAACTAAGGTCATCGTGCGGCGCCTGCTGGCGCTCGTCAAACCGTACAAATCGCGCGCGGCGCTGGCGCTGCTGTCGATGGCGATCACCGCCGCGACGCAGCCGCTGCTGGCCAAGGCGATGCAGCTGCTGTTCGACCGCGGCTTCGAAGAGCGCGTCTCGTTCAGCCTGTGGCTGATTCCTGCCGTGCTGGTGTCGATCTTCGTGCTGCGCGGGATCGGCACCTTCGGCACCGCTTACTTCAACAACTGGGTGCTGTCGCGCGTGCTCAACGACATGCGCGCGATGGCCTTCGAGCGCGTGCTGCGCCTGCCGGTCGCGCGCTACCAGGACGAGAGCACCGGCAAGATCATCAACACGGTCGTCAACGACGTGCGCCAGGTCGTCGACATGATCCAGTCGGTGTTCGTCGCCTGCGTGCGCGACGTGCTGGTCGTGATCGGTTTGCTCGGCAGCCTGCTGTACCTGAACTGGCAGCTCACGCTGATCGCCATCGTCGTGATCCCGCTGACTGCCGTCATCGTGCGCACGACCACCAAGCGCCTGCGCAACCTGAATCGCGAAAGCCAGCGCGTCACCGCCGAGATGACCGGCGTGGTCGAGGAAGCCGCGCGTGGCCATCAGGTGATCCGTGTGTTCGCCGGCGAAGCCTACGAGCGGCGCCGCTTTCATCAACGCAGTGTCGCGCTGCGCGGTTTCTCGCAGCGCATGACGGTGGCCTTTGCCGCCACCACGCCGGTGACCCAGATCGCGACCTCGCTGGCGCTGTCGCTGGTGGTCGTGCTGGCGATGCAGGCCGACATGACCGTCGGCGAATTCACGCAGTTCGTCACCATGATGCTGATGCTGCTCACGCCGCTCAAGTCGCTGGCCGAAGTGAATGGTCCGATGCAGCGGGGGATGTCGGCCGCCGAGACGGTGTTCGGCATCATCGACGCCGAGCCGGAAGTCGATACCGGCAGCCGTGAGCTGGGCCGTGCCAACGGCCATCTGGTGTTCGAACGGGTTGCATTCCAGTACCCGAATGCGGCCGGTCCGGCGCTCGACGATGTCTCGCTCGAGGTGTTGCCGGGGCAGACCGTGGCGCTGGTGGGGGTCTCGGGTGGCGGCAAGTCGACGTTCGTGAACCTGGTCACGCGTTTTTATGATCCGCAGGGTGGCCGCGTGCTGCTCGACGGGGTGCCGTACACCGACATCAAGCTCGCGTCGCTGCGCAGCCAGCTGGCGATGGTGAGCCAGAACGTCGTGCTGTTCGACGACACGCTGGCAGCCAACATCGCCTACGGGGCCGAGCACATCGACCACGAGCGCCTGGCCGGTGCGATCCGCGCGGCGCACCTGACGGACGTCGTGGCGCGCCTGCCGGATGGCATCGACACGCGTATCGGCGAGAACGGTTCGCGTCTGTCGGGCGGCCAGCGCCAGCGCGTGGCGATTGCACGCGCGATCTACAAGGATGCGCCGCTGTTGATTCTGGATGAAGCCACGTCGGCGCTCGACAACGAGAGCGAACGCGCGGTGCAGTCGGCGCTCGACACGCTGATGGCCGGGCGCACGACCATCGTGATCGCGCACCGCCTGTCGACGATCGAGCGGGCCGACCGGATCGTGGTGATGGAAGCAGGGCGTATCGTGGAGCAGGGCACGCACGACGAACTGCTGGCCATGAAGGGCATGTACGCGAATCTGTACTATCTGCAGTTCACGGCCGAGAAGAAACAGGCGATCTAG